From Brassica oleracea var. oleracea cultivar TO1000 chromosome C3, BOL, whole genome shotgun sequence, a single genomic window includes:
- the LOC106334680 gene encoding uncharacterized protein LOC106334680 yields MRDMHTNKQTGEVQDPVARELLATLSKLKEDKEAQLQQSQLSANDGSTASNMLSREEINQLVLENVPIKKGRRYGIGRTSEAISTSSSQHSVSSSSILQYIDRMKTELDEERTKRRAIEEELRRVTVFISNLCPEQFSATQTQPDSATQSPDDRCF; encoded by the exons ATGAGGGATATGCACACCAATAAACAAACCGGTGAGGTTCAAGATCCTGTTGCGAGAGAGCTGTTGGCAACTCTGAGTAAGCTGAAGGAGGACAAAGAAGCACAACTTCAGCAGTCTCAGTTGTCTGCGAATGATGGATCTACGGCTTCTAACATGCTGTCCCGCGAAGAGATCAACCAACTGGTTCTCGAG AATGTTCCTATTAAGAAGGGTCGTCGGTATGGTATCGGTCGTACCTCCGAAGCTATCTCAACCTCATCATCTCAGCACTCAGTTTCTTCCTCAAGTATTCTTCAGTACATCGATCGGATGAAGACGGAGCTTGATGAAGAGCGGACAAAACGTCGAGCTATTGAGGAAGAGCTTCGTCGCGTGACCGTTTTCATTTCCAACCTTTGCCCCGAGCAGTTCTCTGCAACTCAAACCCAGCCGGACTCTGCAACCCAAAGCCCCGACGATCGATGTTTCTAG
- the LOC106334679 gene encoding V-type proton ATPase subunit c''2 — MSGMVDASSWGAALVRISPYTFSAIGIAISIGVSVLGAAWGIYITGSSLIGAAIEAPRITSKNLISVIFCEAVAIYGVIVAIILQTKLESVPSSKMYDAESLRAGYAIFASGIIVGFANLVCGLCVGIIGSSCALSDAQNSTLFVKILVIEIFGSALGLFGVIVGIIMSAQATWPTK; from the exons ATGTCTGGAATGGTAGATGCGAGCTCGTGGGGCGCAGCGTTGGTAAGGATCTCGCCGTACACATTCTCGGCAATCGGAATCGCCATCTCGATCGGCGTCTCTGTTCTCGGCGCCGCCTG GGGGATTTACATCACCGGGAGTAGTTTGATCGGTGCTGCTATTGAAGCTCCTCGTATCACTTCCAAGAATCTCATCAG TGTAATTTTTTGCGAAGCTGTAGCTATATATGGCGTTATTGTTGCAATCATTCTGCAAACGAAGTTGGAGAGTGTCCCATCTTCAAAGATGTATGACGCCGAGTCTCTTAGAGCTGGATATGCAATCTTCGCATCTGGAATCATAGTTGGGTTCGCCAACCTTGTATGCGG GTTATGTGTAGGGATCATTGGAAGCAGTTGCGCATTGTCAGATGCTCAGAACTCCACACTCTTTGTGAAGATTCTTGTGATTGAGATCTTCGGAAGCGCTCTTGGTTTGTTTGGAGTTATTGTGGGGATCATTATGTCCGCACAAGCAACATGGCCGACCAAATAG
- the LOC106334677 gene encoding serine hydroxymethyltransferase 3, chloroplastic, giving the protein MYVYVVTHTICYSVYFTYSPSFSDSLPSPLLSDLVSQSSKLFLPYRSREKMQACCGGTSMGSLQQPARVQGPVFAPIISPVTKFSQQLKLSFPRPCPSLFLRKSSVFESRASSVSAPDVETTSNEIPFEDYGRREVDPEVDDIITKEKNRQFRSLELIASENFTSRAVMETVGSCLTNKYSEGLPGKRYYGGNEFIDQLETLCQNRALATFRLDSTKWGVNVQPLSGSPANFAVYTAILKPHDRIMGLDLPHGGHLSHGFMTAKRRVSGTSIYFESMPYRLDESTGIVDYDMLEKTAVLFRPKLIIAGASAYSRDFDYPRMRKIADSVGAFLMMDMAHISGLVAASVVADPFEYCDIVTTTTHKSLRGPRGGMIFFKKDPVNGVELESAINNAVFPGLQGGPHNHTIGGLAVCLKHAQSPEFKAYQKRVVANCRSLANRLVELGFKLVSGGSDNHLVLVDLRPLGMDGARVEKILDMASITLNKNSVPGDKSALVPGGIRIGTPAMTTRGLSEKDFVVVADLIKEGVEITMEAKKLVSGTKLGEFTKFVTSPEFPLRERVESLKDRVESFTSRFPIPGV; this is encoded by the exons ATGTATGTGTACGTCGTCACTCACACCATCTGCTACAGCGTGTACTTTACATATTCGCCTTCCTTCTCAGATTCCCTCCCATCTCCACTTCTTAGCGACCTCGTCTCGCAAAGCTCGAAACTTTTTCTACCATACCG AAGTAGAGAAAAGATGCAAGCTTGTTGTGGAGGTACTTCAATGGGGTCTCTTCAGCAACCTGCACGGGTTCAAGGACCTGTCTTTGCTCCAATCATCTCCCCAGTGACCAAATTCTCTCAGCAACTGAAGCTCAGTTTCCCGAGACCTTGCCCTTCTTTGTTTCTGAGAAAAAGCTCGGTCTTTGAAAGTCGAGCGTCTTCAGTCTCGGCACCTGATGTGGAGACTACCA GCAATGAGATCCCATTCGAGGACTATGGTCGTCGTGAAGTGGATCCAGAGGTCGATGACATAATCACCAAGGAGAAAAACAGACAGTTCAGGAGCTTGGAGCTTATTGCATCCGAGAATTTCACTTCTCGAGCTGTTATGGAGACTGTTGGATCATGCCTTACCAACAAGTATTCCGAGGGTCTTCCTGGTAAAAG GTACTATGGTGGCAATGAGTTTATAGATCAGTTGGAGACACTTTGCCAGAACCGTGCTTTAGCGACCTTCCGGTTAGATTCTACCAAATGGGGTGTGAATGTTCAGCCGTTATCTGGTTCACCTGCAAACTTTGCTGTCTACACCGCCATACTCAAGCCTCATGATCGTATCATG GGTTTGGATTTACCTCATGGTGGACATCTATCACATGGGTTCATGACTGCCAAAAGACGTGTATCTGGAACTTCAATATACTTTGAGTCCATGCCTTATCGACTTGATGAATCAACAG GCATTGTGGACTATGATATGCTCGAGAAAACTGCTGTACTGTTCCGACCAAAGCTTATAATTGCAGGAGCTAGTGCGTACAGCCGAGACTTTGACTATCCTCGCATGAGGAAGATCGCAGACTCAGTTGGTGCTTTTCTGATGATGGATATGGCTCACATCAGTGGGCTTGTGGCTGCTTCTGTGGTAGCTGATCCTTTTGAGTATTGTGATATTGTTACAACAACCACTCACAAG TCTTTGAGAGGTCCGAGAGGTGGCATGATCTTCTTCAAGAAGGATCCAGTTAATGGGGTTGAACTTGAATCTGCCATTAACAATGCTGTCTTCCCTGGTTTGCAG GGTGGCCCTCATAACCACACAATTGGAGGATTAGCAGTCTGCTTGAAACATGCACAGTCGCCGGAGTTCAAGGCTTACCAGAAAAGA GTTGTGGCTAACTGCAGATCTCTAGCTAACCGATTGGTTGAGCTCGGGTTTAAGCTGGTTTCTGGCGGCAGCGATAACCACTTGGTTCTTGTTGATCTTAGACCATTG GGAATGGACGGTGCACGGGTTGAGAAAATCTTAGACATGGCATCTATTACACTCAACAAGAACTCTGTCCCTG GGGACAAGAGTGCGTTGGTTCCAGGGGGAATAAGGATAGGAACGCCTGCAATGACGACAAGAGGACTGTCAGAGAAAGACTTTGTGGTTGTTGCTGACTTGATCAAGGAAGGTGTGGAGATAACGATGGAAGCCAAGAAGCTGGTTTCGGGAACAAAGCTTGGAGAGTTCACCAAGTTTGTGACATCTCCTGAGTTCCCATTGAGAGAGAGAGTGGAAAGTCTCAAGGATAGAGTCGAATCCTTCACCTCTCGTTTCCCCATTCCTGGAGTTTGA
- the LOC106334681 gene encoding cytochrome b-c1 complex subunit 7-1, producing MSSFLQSFLDPKKNFLARMHMKAVSTRLRRYGLRYDDTYDQYYHMDIKEALNRLPREVVDARNQRLKRAMDLSMKHEYLPKDLQAVQTPFRSYLQEMLALVERERKEREALGALPLYQRTLP from the exons ATGTCTTCGTTTCTGCAATCCTTCCTGGATCCAAAGAAGAACTTCCTAGCTCGTATGCACATGAAAGCCGTCTCCACTCGCCTCCGTAGATACG GTCTGAGGTACGATGATACGTACGATCAGTATTACCACATGGACATCAAAGAGGCCCTGAACAGGTTGCCCAGGGAGGTCGTCGACGCCCGTAACCAGCGTCTCAAGCGTGCCATGGATCTCTCCATGAAGCACGAGTACCTTCCCAAGGATCTTCAG GCCGTGCAGACTCCATTCCGTAGCTACCTTCAGGAGATGCTGGCTCTC GTTGAAAGGGAAAGAAAGGAACGAGAAGCCTTGGGAGCTTTGCCACTCTACCAGCGCACACTTCCTTAG